A single genomic interval of Zingiber officinale cultivar Zhangliang chromosome 4A, Zo_v1.1, whole genome shotgun sequence harbors:
- the LOC121969952 gene encoding uncharacterized protein LOC121969952: protein MDARTGVGSANQRPKQSSPNSDDINVRLPEVSISGVPRPVLNYSIQTGEEFALEFMRERAMSKKPTAQNAAKDQTITTIYMDTKNVSSIPQTWSESALDASVPTTLDNRQLKDFEKKNLAGTEHRGHYASSRSMMQISSGEGSGRTTSLGYTSSVASDISSKRMKFLCSYGGKILPRPSDGKLRYVGGDTRILRISRDTSWEELVLKTMEIYSRPHMIKYQLPGEDLDALISISSDEDLLNMIDEYSLLEGGQGSQKLRMFLFASDDTDNGRFSLGSVEGGSEIQFVAAVNGIDFGSGKSSYGHGLANTSLSDLDQLLNLNVESEISNAYTGMTQSSGFVIAPVASSTTFASGLQQSSSTDYHSHSHGFDNHRYSYVEGEHYVDNPINPTDIYQNSNNSTSIPLSVLHDYQYARNYTDFGISIQPDQQSFNQGVPQDHYSGIGTFDQETATRDQSSAADSFSYKKMDIEHIGPHNHEPSSTIQQHDASVLSHLHAGSMHVVAEKENLTLPVTNIGKQLDTTPVSSVNSVNAGHSSDLNEDDHDNRGGSAPGNMDDEADASNVSFNNLPSIPFRGYQSERLSREQLELLNRLSKSDDSLGSQYLINQACLMAAQESIAEGADNIIEGELASQSEMSLLSQKPPYQSNETIEDDSVQSEKNKQVVNTPSQANKLETVTLPHGSEVVKFSQNMSTSSNQAMHDQQGRKIQKPEFQIAPSKFVSDKATVQQERILQDSNMSKHTDKVTSIVDIKGAHADGSSIKPLEGTVLPENPWVDTHTKITHSADVGEQAVSLSYGDNTIGCHSLEESSGPPERKDILIDINDRFPPNLLSDIFSKAKEDLSNINPLHKYDVGLTVNMQNHDPQHWSFFRNLAQNEFNHKDYSLMDQDHISYQSQIAQLDNKKVDFGQINAQIEFIEEMQESSSAMIDDTNILHKGEGLQVENPFTKFGETLRTCISENEELRYDGGEVADPDLDVSAYDLDLSNVQIIKNEDLEELRELGSGTYGTVYHGKWRGTDVAIKRIKKSCFTGRSSEQERLTKEFWREAEILSQLHHPNVVAFYGVVKDGPGGTMATVTEFMVNGSLRHVLLRKDKYLDRRKRLIIAMDAAFGMEYLHSKNIVHFDLKCDNLLVNLKDQSRPICKVGDFGLSKIKRNTLVSGGVRGTLPWMAPELLNGSSNKVSEKVDVFSFGIVMWEILTGEEPYANMHYGAIIGGIVNNTLRPPVPATCDPEWRRLMEQCWAPDPVHRPSFTQIAGHLRAMSVQAKPAKC, encoded by the exons ATGGATGCCAGAACAGGAGTTGGATCTGCAAACCAGAGACCTAAACAATCGTCACCAAATTCTGATGATATTAATGTTAGATTGCCAGAGGTTAGCATATCAGGTGTTCCAAGGCCTGTTCTGAATTACTCAATTCAAACAGGTGAGGAGTTTGCCCTTGAATTTATGAGAGAACGAGCAATGTCCAAGAAACCGACTGCTCAAAATGCAGCTAAAGATCAGACTATAACTACCATTTACATGGACACTAAAAATGTGTCGAGCATACCACAAACATGGTCTGAAAGTGCCTTGGATGCTTCAGTGCCCACAACCTTAGATAACCGTCAGCTAAAGGATTTTGAGAAGAAAAATTTAGCTGGTACCGAACATAGAGGTCATTATGCATCATCAAGGTCAATGATGCAGATATCATCTGGTGAGGGAAGTGGCCGAACAACTTCACTTGGATATACTTCTTCAGTAGCTTCTGACATCTCATCAAAAAGGATGAAATTTCTATGCAGTTATGGTGGTAAGATCTTACCTAGACCCAGTGATGGAAAACTGAGGTATGTTGGAGGTGATACACGTATTCTACGAATAAGCAGGGATACTTCGTGGGAGGAGCTTGTGCTAAAGACAATGGAAATATACAGTCGACCTCATATGATTAAGTATCAACTACCAGGGGAAGACTTGGATGCTCTTATATCCATTTCATCTGATGAAGATTTGCTAAATATGATTGATGAGTATAGTCTTCTTGAAGGTGGTCAGGGATCACAGAAACTCAGGATGTTTCTATTTGCTTCAGATGATACTGATAATGGACGCTTCAGCTTAGGCTCTGTGGAGGGTGGTTCTGAGATCCAGTTTGTTGCTGCAGTCAATGGCATTGATTTTGGTTCTGGAAAATCGTCATATGGACATGGATTAGCAAACACTTCACTAAGTGATCTAGACCAGTTGCTTAATCTCAATGTTGAGTCTGAAATATCTAATGCTTACACTGGTATGACTCAGTCATCTGGTTTTGTTATTGCCCCTGTAGCATCTTCCACTACATTTGCTTCAGGACTGCAGCAAAGCTCTTCTACTGACTATCATAGTCATTCACATGGTTTTGATAACCATAGATATAGTTATGTTGAAGGTGAGCACTATGTTGACAATCCCATCAATCCTACTGATATATACCAAAATTCAAATAACAGCACCTCCATTCCTCTATCTGTGCTCCATGATTATCAATATGCAAGAAATTATACTGATTTTGGCATTTCTATTCAACCAGACCAACAATCTTTCAATCAAGGTGTGCCACAAGATCATTACTCTGGTATAGGTACATTTGATCAAGAGACTGCAACAAGAGATCAGAGTTCAGCAGCTGATAGCTTCTCCTATAAAAAAATGGATATTGAACATATTGGCCCCCACAATCATGAACCTAGTTCAACCATACAGCAGCATGATGCTTCAGTTTTGAGTCATCTCCATGCAGGAAGTATGCATGTTGTTGCTGAGAAAGAGAATCTAACACTTCCTGTAACTAATATAGGGAAGCAATTAGACACTACGCCAGTTTCATCAGTGAACTCTGTGAATGCTGGTCACAGTTCTGACCTGAATGAAGATGACCATGACAATCGTGGTGGTTCAGCACCTGGTAATATGGATGATGAAGCTGATGCATCTAATGTAAGCTTCAATAATCTACCTTCAATCCCTTTCCGAGGTTACCAATCTGAACGACTTTCTAGGGAACAGTTAGAGCTCCTGAACCGATTATCTAAATCTGATGATTCCCTGGGTTCTCAATATCTAATAAATCAGGCATGTTTGATGGCAGCTCAAGAATCCATTGCTGAAGGAGCTGATAACATAATTGAGGGAGAATTGGCCTCACAATCTGAGATGTCTCTATTATCTCAGAAACCACCATACCAAAGTAATGAAACTATCGAAGATGATTCCGTGCAATCCGAAAAAAATAAACAAGTGGTAAATACACCAAGTCAAGCTAATAAATTGGAAACGGTCACCCTTCCACATGGATCAGAAGTTGTTAAGTTTTCTCAGAATATGAGTACTTCATCCAATCAGGCTATGCATGATCAACAAGGGAGGAAGATTCAGAAACCTGAGTTTCAAATTGCACCTTCAAAGTTTGTCTCTGATAAGGCTACTGTTCAGCAAGAAAGGATCTTACAGGATTCTAATATGAGCAAACACACAGACAAGGTCACAAGTATTGTTGATATCAAAGGTGCGCATGCTGATGGATCTTCCATTAAACCTCTTGAAGGTACTGTTCTTCCTGAGAATCCCTGGGTTGACACACATACTAAGATCACACATAGTGCTGATGTTGGTGAACAGGCTGTATCTCTTTCTTATGGTGACAACACCATTGGATGTCACTCGTTGGAGGAATCTTCTGGACCTCCCGAGAGGAAAGATATTCTTATCGATATTAATGATCGATTCCCTCCAAATCTTCTCTCTGATATCTTTAGTAAGGCCAAAGAGGATTTGTCAAATATAAATCCCCTTCACAAATATGATGTTGGACTGACTGTGAACATGCAAAACCATGACCCTCAGCATTGGTCTTTCTTCAGAAATCTGGCTCAGAATGAATTCAACCATAAAGACTATTCTTTGATGGATCAAGATCATATTAGTTACCAATCCCAAATTGCACAATTGGATAATAAGAAAGTTGATTTTGGTCAGATCAATGCACAAATTGAATTTATTGAGGAAATGCAAGAATCATCTAGTGCAATGATAGACGATACCAACATTTTGCACAAAGGTGAAGGTTTGCAGGTGGAGAATCCTTTTACAAAGTTTGGAGAGACattaagaacttgtatttcggaAAATGAG GAATTAAGATATGATGGTGGGGAGGTTGCTGATCCAGATTTAGATGTTTCTGCTTATGATCTGGACCTTAGTAATGTGCAG ATAATTAAAAATGAGGATCTTGAAGAGCTACGTGAACTAGGTTCTGGTACTTATGGCACCGTTTACCATGGAAAATGGAGGGGTACTGACGTTGCTATAAAGCGAATAAAGAAGAGCTGCTTTACTGGTAGATCATCTGAGCAGGAGAGATTG ACCAAGGAGTTCTGGCGAGAAGCTGAGATTCTTTCCCAACTTCATCATCCTAATGTGGTTGCCTTCTATGGTGTTGTAAAAGATGGGCCAGGTGGAACCATGGCAACTGTAACAGAATTCATGGTTAATGGTTCTCTTCGACATGTTTTATTACGAAAGGACAA ATATCTCGATCGTCGTAAAAGACTTATCATAGCAATGGATGCTGCTTTTGGAATGGAATATTTGCATTCTAAAAACATTGTTCATTTTGATTTGAAATGCGATAACTTACTTGTAAATCTTAAAGATCAATCACGTCCAATTTGTAAG GTTGGTGATTTTGGTTTGTCAAAAATTAAGCGAAATACTCTAGTCTCTGGTGGTGTTAGAGGCACACTTCCATGGATGGCACCAGAATTATTAAATGGAAGCAGCAATAAGGTGTCTGAGAAG GTAGATGTTTTCTCCTTTGGCATTGTCATGTGGGAAATTCTCACCGGGGAAGAACCTTATGCCAATATGCATTATGGTGCAATCATAG